One Hymenobacter aerilatus genomic region harbors:
- a CDS encoding ZIP family metal transporter: MLLTIPAAVTPPWSTMLGFSLLPAVVMIAGAALAVWRAPGPKLRSAILHFAAGVIFSVVAVELLPDIVQHHAPYEVALGFGLGVATMLGLRYFTQRLEKKEEPGAAGNAPAGSAGVTAPPTAAALPWGLLVAIGIDILIDGLLLGIGFAAGAKEGTLLAIALTIELLSLGLATAIELRQDGHGKGRAVAIVAGTSLMLLVGAGIGTTVLRGATGNLLEIVLSFGLAALLFLVTEELLTEAHEETETPLLTLAFFVGFLLFLILGMVA, from the coding sequence ATGCTGCTTACTATTCCCGCCGCCGTCACGCCGCCCTGGTCCACCATGCTGGGCTTTTCGCTGCTGCCGGCCGTGGTCATGATTGCTGGCGCGGCCCTGGCCGTGTGGCGGGCGCCCGGCCCGAAGCTGCGCAGCGCCATTCTGCACTTCGCGGCGGGCGTCATCTTCTCGGTCGTGGCCGTCGAGCTGCTGCCCGACATTGTGCAGCACCATGCGCCCTACGAAGTGGCGCTGGGCTTCGGGCTGGGCGTGGCCACCATGCTGGGACTGCGCTACTTCACCCAGCGCCTCGAAAAGAAAGAGGAGCCTGGGGCAGCAGGCAATGCGCCGGCCGGAAGCGCCGGCGTAACCGCCCCACCCACCGCGGCCGCCCTGCCCTGGGGCCTGCTGGTGGCCATTGGCATTGATATTCTCATTGACGGGCTGCTGCTGGGCATCGGCTTTGCGGCGGGCGCGAAGGAAGGCACCCTGCTGGCCATTGCCCTCACCATCGAGCTGCTGTCGCTGGGCCTGGCCACGGCCATTGAGTTGCGGCAGGACGGCCACGGCAAGGGCCGGGCCGTCGCGATTGTGGCCGGCACTTCGCTCATGCTGCTGGTCGGGGCGGGCATTGGCACCACCGTACTGCGCGGGGCCACCGGCAACTTGCTGGAAATCGTGCTTTCCTTTGGCCTGGCCGCGCTGCTGTTTCTGGTCACCGAGGAGCTGCTGACCGAAGCGCACG